The proteins below are encoded in one region of Thermosulfurimonas marina:
- a CDS encoding Maf family protein — protein sequence MADHGKRPALFRNRVPLVLASKSPRRRELLSSVGLSFEVFPAEVDESLPPGVSPEEAVKGLARRKAQAVAQRAGSEAAVLAADTLVVQAGRFLGKPRDLAEARRMLKSLSGAWHEVFTGVALAFRQKEKVFFTCTRVRFRDLLPEEIEAYLATGEPLGKAGAYAIQGLAAAFVVEVQGSVTGVVGLPLAETLKLLLEEALIEPTPCEGFKDGA from the coding sequence ATGGCAGACCACGGAAAACGCCCGGCGCTTTTTCGGAATCGGGTCCCGCTAGTCCTGGCCTCTAAAAGCCCTCGGAGAAGGGAGCTTCTTTCCTCGGTGGGGCTTTCCTTTGAAGTCTTCCCGGCGGAAGTGGACGAAAGTCTTCCCCCGGGGGTTTCTCCGGAGGAGGCAGTAAAGGGGCTTGCCCGGCGTAAGGCGCAAGCGGTGGCCCAAAGGGCGGGGTCGGAGGCCGCGGTCCTGGCCGCAGACACCCTGGTGGTCCAGGCGGGACGTTTCCTGGGAAAGCCCCGGGATCTGGCCGAGGCCCGCAGGATGCTCAAGTCCCTTTCCGGCGCCTGGCACGAGGTCTTTACCGGGGTGGCCCTGGCCTTTCGGCAAAAGGAGAAGGTCTTTTTCACCTGCACCCGGGTGCGCTTCCGGGACCTGCTTCCGGAGGAGATCGAAGCCTATCTGGCCACCGGAGAGCCTCTGGGCAAGGCCGGAGCCTACGCCATTCAAGGATTGGCGGCGGCCTTTGTGGTCGAGGTGCAGGGCTCGGTCACCGGGGTGGTGGGGCTTCCCCTGGCCGAAACCCTGAAGCTCCTCCTGGAGGAGGCCTTAATAGAGCCCACCCCTTGTGAAGGATTTAAAGACGGGGCATAA
- a CDS encoding TatD family hydrolase: MELVDTHAHLNLRESYRDLPEVVQRARKTGLSAIVVVGIDLKTSREALSLAETYPGFIYPTAGVHPHEVRKLTEEAYRELEALASRAVALGEIGLDYAKEYSPRKLQQEHFERQLALAKSLGLPVVLHVREAYAEALEILRKYLPLPAVFHCFAGGIPEACKALDLGAYISVTGIVTFPKAENIREVVRFVPLERLLLETDCPFLAPVPYRGKRNEPAYVRYVCEKVAEVKGIPVEECAWQTTENARRFFGIGSR; the protein is encoded by the coding sequence ATGGAACTGGTGGACACCCACGCCCACCTAAACCTCCGGGAAAGTTATCGGGACCTTCCCGAGGTGGTGCAGAGGGCCCGAAAGACCGGCCTTTCGGCCATCGTGGTGGTGGGAATCGACCTCAAGACCTCCCGGGAGGCCCTTTCCCTGGCCGAGACCTATCCGGGGTTTATCTATCCCACCGCCGGGGTACATCCCCACGAGGTGCGCAAACTCACCGAGGAGGCTTATCGGGAACTGGAGGCCCTGGCCTCCCGGGCCGTGGCCCTGGGGGAGATCGGGCTAGACTACGCCAAGGAGTATTCGCCCCGCAAGCTTCAACAAGAACACTTCGAAAGACAGCTGGCCCTGGCCAAGAGCCTGGGACTTCCGGTAGTCCTCCATGTGCGTGAGGCCTATGCGGAGGCCCTGGAGATCCTCCGGAAATACCTTCCCCTCCCGGCGGTCTTTCACTGCTTTGCCGGAGGGATCCCCGAGGCTTGCAAGGCCCTCGACCTCGGGGCCTATATCTCCGTGACCGGGATAGTGACCTTTCCTAAGGCGGAAAATATTCGGGAGGTGGTGCGCTTCGTGCCCCTGGAACGCCTGCTTCTCGAGACCGACTGTCCCTTTCTTGCCCCGGTCCCTTATCGGGGAAAGCGCAACGAGCCGGCCTATGTCCGTTATGTCTGTGAAAAGGTGGCGGAGGTGAAGGGAATTCCGGTGGAGGAGTGCGCATGGCAGACCACGGAAAACGCCCGGCGCTTTTTCGGAATCGGGTCCCGCTAG
- a CDS encoding metal ABC transporter permease has product MWPALLGGLALAVAGALVGLFLIIRRDSLLPHALTHVAFVGVALGFLTARWPLLWALGVTVLAAFVVLEIRERAGIYEDTAVGILAGLGMALALVLASLAGSYDVRLLSYLFGNILALSTSEALLAGGLALLVVGVVAFRGEAFFFVAFDEESAATCGLPVRALKFWLAALVAALVVLGMRMVGLLLVSALMVIPGAAALEVARGLRQCYLLSALFGALSVLGGLAAAVLFNLPPSGAIVLFSGGLFLLSFGARRLK; this is encoded by the coding sequence TTGTGGCCCGCCCTCTTAGGGGGGCTGGCCCTGGCCGTGGCCGGGGCCCTGGTGGGGCTTTTCCTCATTATCCGGCGCGACAGCCTTCTTCCTCACGCCTTAACCCACGTGGCCTTTGTGGGGGTGGCCCTGGGTTTTCTTACAGCCCGCTGGCCCCTCCTCTGGGCCCTGGGGGTTACGGTCCTGGCGGCCTTTGTGGTGCTCGAGATCCGGGAGCGGGCCGGCATCTACGAGGATACCGCGGTGGGGATCCTGGCCGGTCTGGGGATGGCCCTGGCCCTGGTGCTGGCCTCCTTGGCCGGAAGTTACGATGTGCGCCTCCTGAGCTACCTTTTCGGGAATATTCTGGCCCTTTCGACCTCCGAGGCCCTGCTGGCCGGGGGTCTGGCCCTTCTGGTGGTGGGGGTGGTGGCCTTCCGGGGGGAGGCCTTTTTTTTCGTGGCCTTCGACGAGGAGTCTGCAGCCACCTGTGGTCTTCCGGTAAGGGCCCTCAAATTCTGGCTTGCGGCCCTGGTGGCGGCCCTGGTAGTTCTGGGCATGCGCATGGTGGGGCTCCTTCTGGTCTCGGCCCTCATGGTTATTCCCGGGGCCGCCGCCCTGGAGGTCGCCCGGGGTCTGCGCCAGTGCTACCTCCTTTCGGCCCTTTTCGGGGCCCTTTCGGTGTTGGGAGGGCTGGCGGCGGCCGTGCTTTTCAACCTCCCTCCTTCCGGGGCCATCGTCCTCTTTTCCGGAGGACTTTTCCTTTTGAGTTTCGGCGCCCGAAGATTAAAATAG
- a CDS encoding metal ABC transporter ATP-binding protein translates to MTPVVEAEKVSFAYDGEPVLEEVTLKLFLGDFCALIGPNGSGKSTLLKILVGLLRPQEGRVRLFGKDLEEFREWHRVGYVPQKVTALVDRVLPLTVAEAVALGLVARRGLSAKERRLRVARALERVGLSGMEGRLLRELSGGQQQRVFLARALVGEPELLLLDEPTTGVDFASQERFYELLGNLNREGITILIVTHDIGVVDRHVKQVACLNRRLVFHGDHLEFCRHPEVCGFTGAGHHLVGHRH, encoded by the coding sequence ATGACCCCGGTGGTGGAAGCGGAGAAGGTCAGCTTCGCCTATGACGGAGAGCCGGTGCTCGAGGAGGTCACCCTTAAGCTCTTTCTTGGGGACTTCTGTGCCCTGATCGGGCCCAACGGTTCGGGAAAGTCCACCCTTCTCAAGATCCTGGTGGGGCTCCTTCGGCCTCAGGAGGGGCGGGTGCGCCTTTTCGGAAAGGATCTGGAAGAATTCCGGGAATGGCACCGGGTGGGCTATGTGCCCCAGAAGGTCACCGCCCTGGTGGACCGGGTGCTTCCCCTTACGGTGGCGGAGGCCGTGGCCCTGGGGCTGGTAGCCCGCAGGGGACTTTCCGCGAAGGAACGCCGGTTGCGGGTCGCCCGGGCCCTGGAAAGGGTAGGGCTTTCGGGGATGGAGGGCCGTCTTCTTCGGGAACTTTCCGGGGGACAGCAGCAGCGGGTCTTTCTGGCTCGGGCCCTGGTGGGAGAGCCGGAGCTTCTCCTCCTGGACGAGCCCACCACCGGGGTGGATTTCGCCTCTCAGGAGAGGTTTTACGAGCTTTTGGGAAATCTCAACCGTGAGGGAATAACCATCCTCATCGTAACCCACGACATCGGAGTGGTGGACCGGCACGTCAAGCAGGTGGCCTGTCTCAACCGGCGCCTGGTCTTCCACGGGGATCACCTGGAGTTTTGCCGGCATCCGGAGGTCTGCGGTTTCACCGGGGCCGGACACCACCTGGTGGGGCATCGCCATTGA
- the mazG gene encoding nucleoside triphosphate pyrophosphohydrolase, producing MGKEGELFESLLQIVARLRGPEGCPWDRQQTPESLRKYLVEEAYEAYEAVGEGRPEEVREELGDLLFLILMVAYIYQEKGLFRVAEMLELCAEKMIRRHPHVFGEERARDAEEVLARWQAVKAREAREKAEEHSVLGNLPRSLPALQRAYRLGERASRVGFDWASAEEVLPKLEEERRELEEALREGHRERIAEEIGDLLFTVANLARKLGVNPEEALKKTLIKFESRFRTMERSFREQGRELAEVPLSEMDALWEELKKR from the coding sequence ATGGGAAAGGAGGGGGAACTTTTTGAAAGCCTGCTTCAGATTGTGGCCCGCCTGCGGGGTCCCGAGGGCTGTCCCTGGGATCGCCAGCAGACCCCGGAGAGCCTGCGGAAATATCTGGTGGAAGAGGCCTATGAGGCTTACGAGGCCGTAGGGGAAGGGCGACCGGAGGAGGTGCGCGAGGAGCTGGGAGATCTTCTCTTCCTTATCTTGATGGTGGCCTACATCTATCAGGAAAAGGGTCTCTTTCGGGTGGCGGAGATGTTGGAGCTCTGTGCGGAAAAGATGATTCGCCGGCACCCTCATGTCTTTGGGGAAGAGCGGGCCCGGGATGCGGAGGAGGTGCTGGCGCGCTGGCAGGCGGTAAAGGCCCGGGAGGCCCGGGAGAAGGCCGAGGAGCACAGCGTGCTCGGCAACCTTCCCCGAAGCCTTCCGGCCCTCCAGAGGGCCTATCGCCTGGGAGAGCGGGCTTCCCGGGTGGGTTTCGACTGGGCTTCGGCCGAGGAGGTCCTCCCCAAACTGGAGGAGGAGCGGCGGGAGTTGGAGGAGGCCCTGCGGGAGGGCCACCGGGAGCGGATAGCCGAAGAGATCGGGGACCTCCTCTTTACCGTGGCCAACCTGGCTCGCAAGCTGGGAGTGAATCCGGAAGAAGCCCTTAAAAAGACCCTTATCAAGTTCGAGAGTCGCTTTCGGACCATGGAAAGGAGCTTCCGGGAGCAAGGCCGGGAATTGGCCGAGGTCCCTCTTTCGGAAATGGACGCCCTCTGGGAGGAATTGAAAAAAAGATGA
- a CDS encoding CvpA family protein, translating to MKLPWFDLVALAVMAWFVVRTAWIGFFRGLSSLVGLLLAFFTAGDLEPHVRNILAPWFRGYAWFEPVSWLISFILIFLAVFILAEVFTRIFEAAQLSALNRLLGALLGFVKACVFLSVFLFFLVTFFPGSRDWVNRSRVAPLIFRTTRMLIEFVPPEIKHRFNYQWRRYFGAPSRET from the coding sequence ATGAAGCTTCCCTGGTTTGATCTGGTGGCTCTGGCGGTGATGGCCTGGTTTGTGGTGCGCACGGCCTGGATCGGCTTCTTTCGGGGTCTTTCCTCCCTGGTAGGCCTTCTTTTGGCCTTTTTTACCGCCGGGGACCTGGAGCCTCATGTGAGAAACATCCTGGCCCCCTGGTTCCGGGGTTATGCCTGGTTTGAGCCGGTATCCTGGTTGATTTCCTTCATTTTGATCTTCCTTGCGGTTTTCATCCTGGCGGAGGTCTTTACCCGTATCTTTGAGGCCGCTCAGCTTTCGGCCCTGAATCGCCTCCTGGGGGCCCTTCTGGGCTTTGTCAAGGCCTGCGTCTTTCTTTCGGTCTTTTTGTTCTTCCTGGTAACCTTTTTCCCGGGCTCTCGGGACTGGGTCAACCGCTCCCGCGTGGCTCCCCTGATCTTTCGCACCACCCGGATGCTCATCGAATTCGTCCCTCCGGAGATCAAGCACCGCTTCAACTACCAGTGGCGGCGCTATTTCGGGGCCCCTTCCCGGGAGACCTGA
- the cysS gene encoding cysteine--tRNA ligase, with protein sequence MPRVFRIYNTLTRRKEDFEPLNPPRVTMYVCGITAYDEAHLGHARAAVIFDVLYRFLQYLGYQVTYVRNYTDIDDKIINRAFREGRPWYEIAEQYIREYQEETAALGVRPPTYEPRATEHIPEMIALVKKLLARGVAYVVDGEVYFAVEKFPGYGKLSGRRLEDMLAGARVEVSEKKRNPLDFALWKAAKPGEPFWESPWGPGRPGWHLECSAMSLKYCGETLDLHGGGLDLIFPHHENEIAQSEAATGKPFVRYFVHNGLITVNGEKMAKSLGNYVSLKSLLSRYHPEVIRLFLLTKHYRSPLDYTEQALSEAEKALYGLYGSLYFLKKAEPVEEGGLRKAARRLAEALSRFREEFVAALADDLNTAEAIGALFRLLSEVNRFLPGARRATGEEVRLAEEVLATVRDLSGEILGLGGSEPEDFVEKERRRKLELKGLDPREVEERLSAREEARRAKDFARADALREELLALGVEVRDTPWGPFWMVL encoded by the coding sequence TTGCCCAGGGTTTTCCGGATCTATAACACCCTTACCCGGAGGAAGGAGGACTTCGAGCCCCTCAATCCTCCCCGGGTGACCATGTATGTGTGTGGAATTACGGCCTACGATGAGGCCCATCTGGGACACGCTCGGGCAGCGGTGATCTTTGACGTGCTCTATCGCTTCCTGCAGTACCTGGGCTATCAGGTGACCTACGTGCGTAACTACACGGATATCGACGACAAAATCATCAACCGGGCCTTCAGGGAGGGGCGTCCCTGGTATGAGATCGCCGAACAATATATCCGGGAGTATCAGGAGGAGACCGCGGCCCTAGGGGTGCGGCCTCCCACTTACGAGCCCCGGGCCACGGAGCACATCCCGGAAATGATTGCCCTGGTAAAAAAGCTCCTTGCGCGAGGGGTGGCCTATGTGGTCGACGGAGAGGTCTACTTTGCGGTGGAGAAATTTCCGGGCTACGGAAAGCTTTCCGGACGCAGGTTAGAAGACATGCTGGCCGGGGCCCGGGTGGAGGTCTCGGAGAAGAAACGCAACCCCCTGGACTTTGCCCTCTGGAAGGCGGCCAAGCCCGGGGAACCCTTCTGGGAGAGTCCCTGGGGGCCGGGGCGGCCGGGCTGGCACCTGGAATGTTCGGCCATGAGCCTCAAGTACTGCGGAGAGACCCTGGACCTTCACGGAGGAGGGCTGGACCTCATCTTTCCCCATCACGAAAATGAGATCGCCCAGAGCGAGGCCGCTACCGGAAAACCCTTCGTGCGCTACTTCGTGCACAACGGCCTCATCACCGTAAACGGGGAAAAGATGGCCAAGAGCCTGGGCAACTATGTGAGTCTGAAAAGCCTGCTTTCCCGCTATCATCCGGAGGTCATCCGCCTCTTTCTCCTTACCAAACACTATCGGAGCCCTTTGGACTACACCGAACAGGCCCTGAGCGAGGCCGAAAAGGCCCTTTACGGGCTTTACGGAAGCCTTTACTTCCTGAAGAAGGCCGAGCCGGTGGAAGAGGGGGGGCTGCGTAAGGCGGCTCGGAGGCTCGCCGAGGCCCTTTCCCGCTTTCGGGAAGAATTTGTAGCGGCCCTGGCCGACGACCTCAACACTGCCGAGGCCATCGGGGCGCTTTTTAGACTTCTTTCCGAGGTCAACCGCTTTCTGCCCGGGGCCCGCAGGGCCACCGGGGAAGAGGTCCGGCTGGCCGAGGAGGTGCTGGCCACGGTCAGGGATCTTTCCGGAGAAATCCTGGGCCTGGGCGGAAGTGAGCCGGAAGACTTTGTGGAGAAGGAAAGAAGACGTAAACTAGAACTCAAAGGCCTGGATCCCCGGGAGGTGGAGGAGCGTCTTTCGGCCCGAGAGGAGGCCCGGCGAGCCAAGGATTTTGCCCGGGCAGATGCCCTGCGGGAGGAACTTTTGGCCCTAGGGGTAGAGGTGCGGGATACCCCCTGGGGGCCCTTTTGGATGGTCCTATGA
- the fbp gene encoding fructose-1,6-bisphosphate aldolase/phosphatase gives MKITLSVIKADIGGYVGHSSTHPEVVAKVREVAEAGKEKGTILDVSVITCGDDIAMVMTHTHGVDAEPVHKLAWEAFLAGTEVARKLKLYGAGQDLLSDAFSGNVKGMGPGVAEMEFEERKSEPVIVFFADKTAPSAWNLPLYEMFADPMNTAGLVIDPSMHDGFTFEVMDVYSGKAIRLKTPAELYDLLVFIGATSRYVVRAVYRNSDGEIAATASTQKLSLMAGRYVGKDDPVLIVRAQSGFPAVGEILEPFGRPWLVEGWMRGSHTGPLMPVSFAQAKPTRFDGPPRVIAAGYQICEGRLIGPNDLFDDPAFDVARERAAHLANFLRRQGIFEPHRLPPEEMEYTTLPKVLEKLKDRFRDIGEPKAKAPGSGEGEIHE, from the coding sequence ATGAAAATTACGCTTTCGGTAATCAAGGCCGACATCGGGGGTTATGTGGGACATTCCTCCACGCATCCCGAAGTAGTGGCCAAGGTAAGAGAGGTGGCGGAGGCGGGAAAGGAAAAGGGGACCATTCTGGACGTCTCCGTCATTACCTGTGGGGACGATATCGCTATGGTTATGACCCACACCCACGGGGTGGACGCCGAGCCGGTGCACAAGCTGGCCTGGGAGGCCTTCCTGGCCGGGACAGAGGTAGCCCGCAAGCTCAAGCTTTATGGCGCCGGGCAGGATCTCCTCTCGGACGCCTTTTCCGGGAACGTTAAGGGTATGGGCCCCGGGGTGGCGGAGATGGAATTTGAGGAGCGCAAGAGCGAGCCGGTAATCGTCTTCTTTGCCGACAAGACCGCCCCCAGTGCTTGGAATCTACCCCTTTACGAGATGTTCGCCGACCCCATGAATACCGCGGGTCTGGTTATCGATCCCTCCATGCACGATGGTTTTACCTTCGAGGTCATGGATGTCTATTCCGGAAAGGCCATCCGCCTTAAGACTCCGGCCGAACTTTACGATCTTCTGGTCTTCATCGGGGCCACCAGCCGTTACGTGGTAAGGGCGGTTTACCGGAATTCTGACGGAGAGATCGCTGCGACGGCCTCCACCCAGAAACTTTCCCTTATGGCCGGCCGTTATGTGGGCAAAGACGATCCGGTCCTTATCGTCCGGGCCCAGAGCGGATTCCCTGCGGTGGGAGAAATCCTCGAGCCCTTCGGTCGGCCCTGGTTGGTGGAGGGCTGGATGCGGGGCTCCCACACCGGACCTCTTATGCCGGTCTCCTTTGCCCAGGCCAAGCCCACCCGCTTTGACGGGCCACCACGGGTTATCGCCGCCGGGTATCAGATCTGTGAAGGGCGCCTTATCGGACCTAACGATCTTTTTGATGATCCGGCCTTTGATGTGGCCCGGGAACGGGCGGCGCATCTGGCCAACTTCCTGCGCCGTCAGGGGATCTTTGAGCCGCACCGACTGCCCCCGGAGGAGATGGAGTACACCACCCTGCCCAAGGTGCTCGAAAAACTCAAGGACCGCTTTAGGGATATCGGAGAACCCAAGGCCAAGGCCCCGGGCTCCGGAGAGGGCGAGATCCACGAATAA
- a CDS encoding EscU/YscU/HrcU family type III secretion system export apparatus switch protein — translation MPEEEKRAVALKYEPEEDRAPRVVAKGRGYLAELILEVAREHGIPIRRDTELLEKLYHLEIEAEIPPELYEAVAVILAWAYRLNRKASSPSGPRAGGRKD, via the coding sequence ATGCCAGAGGAAGAAAAGCGGGCGGTGGCCCTGAAATACGAGCCGGAGGAGGACCGGGCCCCCCGGGTGGTGGCCAAGGGACGGGGCTATCTGGCCGAGCTTATCCTGGAGGTGGCCCGGGAGCACGGGATTCCCATCCGGAGGGATACCGAACTCTTGGAAAAACTCTATCACCTGGAGATCGAGGCCGAAATTCCTCCGGAGCTTTACGAGGCCGTGGCGGTCATTCTGGCCTGGGCCTATCGCCTAAACCGCAAGGCCTCCTCTCCGAGCGGCCCGCGGGCCGGAGGAAGAAAAGACTAA
- the rplQ gene encoding 50S ribosomal protein L17, whose product MRHRKRSRRLVTKWEHRVSLMRNQVTDLLRHGRITTTLAKAKELRRVADRMITLAKRGDLASRRRALAFIRDKAVVRKLFTELREKYMDRPGGYTRIVKIGPRRGDAAMMAIVELVEEKLQHKRSRRKIEAERKAEKEIERALGRGKEAEEVSTSGEGEASGVAEGPESPPAQEASGEVEAQEVSSAGGPEAAEEKEPPSESPPEEKSS is encoded by the coding sequence ATGAGACACCGGAAAAGGAGCCGTCGGCTGGTCACCAAGTGGGAGCATAGGGTTTCTCTCATGCGCAATCAAGTTACAGATCTTCTGCGCCACGGGCGCATCACCACCACCCTGGCCAAGGCCAAGGAGCTGCGTCGGGTGGCGGACCGGATGATCACCCTGGCCAAGCGGGGGGACTTGGCCTCTCGGCGCCGGGCCCTGGCCTTTATCCGGGACAAGGCTGTGGTGCGCAAACTCTTTACCGAATTGCGGGAGAAGTATATGGATCGGCCCGGGGGCTACACCCGGATCGTGAAGATCGGTCCTCGGCGGGGGGATGCGGCCATGATGGCCATCGTGGAGCTGGTGGAAGAAAAGCTCCAGCACAAGCGCTCCCGCAGGAAGATCGAGGCGGAAAGAAAGGCCGAAAAAGAGATAGAAAGGGCCCTGGGCCGTGGGAAGGAGGCCGAGGAGGTTTCGACCTCCGGAGAAGGAGAGGCCTCCGGGGTTGCGGAAGGTCCGGAGAGCCCTCCGGCCCAGGAGGCTTCAGGGGAGGTTGAGGCTCAGGAGGTCTCTTCTGCAGGGGGCCCTGAAGCCGCGGAGGAAAAAGAGCCCCCTTCGGAGAGTCCACCCGAAGAAAAATCCTCTTAA
- a CDS encoding DNA-directed RNA polymerase subunit alpha has product MLRPRVGNVNLIRPEGIRTHKDSRPPYYGKFVIEPFERGFGVTIGNALRRILLSSIPGAAITAVRIEGAPHEFTSLPGVLEDVTDIILNLKGVRFRLQGDGPYIFRLERRGEGEVKAGDIDTQGQAKVANPEHHIATLTKDGQLVMELQVERGRGYVPAEFSKEAHQIGVIPVDAVFSPITRVNFSVTQTRVGKSSEFDRLVLEIWTDGTIDPEEAMLYAAGILRDQLVVFGSEPLALEASEEEKKGGDLAGVLNKSLEELDISSRTLNCLLSAGLKYVGDLVVRSEPEMLRLKNFGKKSLEEVRARLRELGLDFGMSVEWQPPQS; this is encoded by the coding sequence ATGCTTAGACCGCGGGTTGGTAATGTAAATCTCATTCGGCCGGAAGGCATCCGGACCCACAAGGATTCCCGACCGCCCTACTACGGCAAGTTTGTGATCGAACCTTTCGAGCGAGGCTTCGGGGTGACCATTGGCAATGCCCTGCGGCGAATTTTACTCTCCTCCATCCCAGGGGCGGCCATTACCGCGGTGAGGATTGAGGGGGCCCCGCATGAATTTACCAGTCTTCCCGGGGTCCTGGAGGACGTGACGGACATTATCCTCAATCTCAAAGGGGTGCGGTTTCGCCTTCAGGGAGACGGTCCCTATATTTTTCGTCTGGAAAGACGGGGCGAAGGCGAGGTCAAGGCCGGGGATATCGACACCCAGGGGCAGGCGAAGGTGGCCAATCCCGAACATCATATCGCCACCCTCACCAAAGACGGGCAGCTGGTGATGGAACTTCAGGTGGAAAGAGGTCGAGGGTATGTGCCGGCAGAGTTTTCTAAGGAAGCACACCAGATCGGGGTCATTCCTGTAGACGCGGTCTTCTCTCCCATTACCCGGGTCAATTTCTCCGTGACCCAGACCCGGGTGGGCAAAAGCAGCGAATTCGATCGTCTGGTGCTCGAGATCTGGACCGATGGGACCATCGATCCCGAAGAGGCTATGCTCTATGCCGCGGGGATCCTCCGGGACCAGCTGGTAGTCTTTGGAAGCGAACCTCTAGCGCTTGAGGCCTCGGAGGAGGAAAAGAAAGGGGGGGATCTCGCCGGGGTCCTCAACAAGAGTCTTGAGGAGTTGGACATATCCTCCCGGACCCTCAATTGCCTTCTCAGCGCCGGTCTTAAGTATGTGGGAGATCTGGTGGTGCGGAGCGAGCCGGAGATGCTCCGACTCAAGAACTTCGGCAAGAAGTCCTTGGAGGAGGTACGGGCCCGGCTTCGGGAGTTGGGCCTCGATTTCGGCATGAGCGTAGAGTGGCAGCCTCCGCAATCTTAG
- the rpsD gene encoding 30S ribosomal protein S4 produces the protein MARYTGPRCRLCRREGMKLFLKGERCYTDKCAFERRSYPPGQHGQAQLRVKLSDYGIRLREKQKVKRIYGVSEKQFRRYFERATRMKGQAGHNLLQLLERRLDNVVYRLGFAASRSQARQMVAHGWFKVNGRTVDIPSYLVDPGEVIELKEKYRNNPQIQENLEAVVRRGVPQWLELDAENFRGTVKALPTREDITMPIQESLIVEFYSR, from the coding sequence TTGGCCAGATATACCGGACCCAGATGTCGTTTGTGTCGCCGGGAAGGGATGAAGCTCTTCCTCAAGGGGGAGCGCTGTTATACGGACAAGTGTGCCTTTGAGCGTCGGAGCTATCCTCCGGGCCAGCACGGTCAGGCCCAGCTTCGGGTGAAGCTTTCGGACTACGGTATCCGTCTGCGCGAGAAGCAGAAGGTCAAACGGATCTATGGGGTCTCCGAGAAGCAGTTCCGGCGCTATTTTGAAAGGGCCACCCGCATGAAGGGACAGGCCGGACACAACCTCCTCCAGCTCCTCGAGCGTCGTCTGGACAATGTGGTCTATCGGTTAGGTTTTGCGGCCTCCCGTTCGCAGGCCCGGCAGATGGTGGCCCACGGATGGTTCAAGGTCAACGGGCGCACGGTGGACATTCCCTCCTATCTCGTGGATCCGGGGGAGGTCATTGAACTTAAGGAGAAGTACCGGAACAATCCTCAGATTCAGGAAAACCTTGAGGCCGTGGTGCGGCGGGGAGTTCCGCAGTGGCTGGAACTGGATGCGGAAAACTTCCGCGGGACGGTCAAGGCCCTGCCCACGCGGGAGGATATTACCATGCCTATCCAGGAGAGCCTCATCGTGGAGTTCTACTCCCGTTAA
- the rpsK gene encoding 30S ribosomal protein S11 — protein MARKARRKKKVKKNVPEGIAHIHATFNNTIVTITDRQGNTIAWASGGTVGFKGTRKGTPYAAQLAAQDAAKKAMDQGMKKVWVYIKGPGPGREAALRALQASGLKITFIRDVTPIPHDGCRPPKRRRV, from the coding sequence ATGGCGCGCAAGGCTCGTAGAAAGAAAAAGGTTAAAAAGAACGTTCCTGAGGGCATTGCCCACATTCACGCTACTTTTAATAACACCATCGTGACCATTACCGATCGGCAGGGCAATACCATTGCCTGGGCCAGCGGGGGGACGGTGGGTTTTAAGGGTACCCGTAAGGGCACTCCCTATGCCGCCCAGCTTGCGGCTCAGGACGCGGCCAAGAAGGCCATGGACCAGGGGATGAAGAAGGTCTGGGTCTATATCAAGGGACCTGGTCCGGGGCGGGAGGCCGCCCTGCGGGCCCTTCAGGCCTCGGGCCTCAAGATCACCTTTATTCGGGATGTGACCCCCATTCCCCACGACGGTTGCCGCCCACCCAAGCGGCGCCGGGTATAA
- the rpsM gene encoding 30S ribosomal protein S13 — protein sequence MARVAGVEIPDHKPIEIALTYIYGIGRTSAQKILVKAGVDWFKKTRDLTEEELTRIRQIIEKEYKVEGDLRREVAQNIRRLMDIGCYRGLRHKMGLPVRGQRTRSNARTRKGPRPSSLRGRKKK from the coding sequence GTGGCGCGCGTAGCCGGTGTAGAGATTCCGGATCACAAACCCATCGAGATCGCCCTGACTTATATTTACGGGATCGGGCGGACCTCGGCCCAAAAGATCCTGGTCAAGGCCGGGGTGGACTGGTTCAAGAAGACGCGGGATCTTACGGAGGAGGAGCTTACCCGCATCCGACAGATCATCGAGAAGGAGTACAAGGTAGAGGGTGATCTGCGGCGCGAGGTGGCCCAGAACATTCGGCGGCTCATGGATATCGGATGTTACCGGGGGCTGCGCCACAAGATGGGGCTTCCCGTACGGGGGCAGCGCACCCGTTCCAATGCCCGCACCCGTAAGGGTCCTCGTCCGTCCTCGTTGCGGGGGCGCAAGAAAAAGTAA
- the rpmJ gene encoding 50S ribosomal protein L36, translating to MKVSASVKRRCRKCRIIRRKGVVRVICENPRHKQRQG from the coding sequence ATGAAGGTTTCGGCTTCGGTGAAGCGTCGTTGTCGGAAGTGTCGCATTATTCGGCGCAAGGGTGTAGTGCGGGTGATCTGTGAAAATCCCCGCCACAAACAGCGTCAGGGTTAG